The genomic stretch CACGACCTCTAAAAAAacattataaaataaaattgttaaataaaattgaataaaaaatacataaacaAAACcataattcataaaaaaatgttcaatacCCAAATTTATCAAAAGAAGGCAAAATTATAGAACAAAACTTCAgttaaaaataagaaatacGAATGTTGTTATTCGAAAAATGattcaattattttgtttacGACTCGTCCCTCGTAACGAacgaataaataaattaaaaaattaaattcaaaataaataaaagcctTTTCCTTTCATTTGATATTGATCCAAATCTTTGATTCTTGGGTTTTAACTTTAAAACTAAGAATCATTTATTAAAATCAGTATCAATAGCTTTACCATAATTTGGCCATAGGAATTTTCGTTGTTACCTTACCAAAAACCCCTTATCTTACCATTTAGGCTGTATTTTGAAAGCTCTTTCCAACAAAAAAtctaaactttttttttgttttttttttataattttttgttgttttaagtaaatattttatagaattaATTTGATACATCTTTAGATAATAATTATtggctaaacaaaaaaaaacagtgttCCAACAAGTGTTTAATCTTTCATTTAAAGTTTTTCAGAATTTagcaaaagtatttttttcttttaagaATTAATGGCTTAAGAGGGCGAAAACTTAACTCAAGAATGACTACGGCAAAACgggaaatgcaaaacaaagtATTATCTTAAAGTATTCTTAGACGACTGCCTGgacatttacatatgtgttGTAGTACATATAAGGTTCTTATAGATGTggtttatacaaaaatacaattcaattaattaaggCTAAACGCTTTCACTCCCCCGTCAGTATACTactacctctctctctttcacgcTTTAACTAAATGTAATATCACTAGATTTGTAGCTTAGATTTAGTAAATGGTTCTTTCCTCGCCTCAACCCTCAACCCTCAGACCTCAAACCCACAATCCCCGAAAAACCATAGACCAACGTTTTCGGCCCGCGTGGAGGTGCGCCCggaaaaatgccaaaaacacaaaattcaattacacATGCTCGTAACTCCATAACGCGGTAACGCTCATAAAATGCACACacaacaggcaaaaaaaaacttggatttggcgggggagggggttgTGTTGTGGGCTTCTGGGGTACTCTGTGGATTCCCTGTTTAGAGGACTCGCTCCCCCAGCGAAGGTGTACGCTGGATCAGCATCGAGGGTGGCTTCGCCGGCAGGGTAACGCTGCTCAGCTCCGCATCCAGGGCGGCCATATCCGCGGCGGTGGTTGTGGCAATACTAGACTTTGACTTGGCGTTCACTggcgaggcagaggcagaggcagaagtggcggtggcggtggcaccAATGGAGCTGGGCAGACCTTGGGGCGAGGCATCGGGCACTAGGCGTCGCAGCAAACCACCCACACAGCCCCAGGGGAAGGTCCTGCAAAAATGAacgaacacaaacacacacagagaatgAAAGAGAGTTCAGGTAAAGGTAAATAATATGCATTATTAAAGAGAAACACATTAAAGCGAGACCATTAGGCATGGTAATGTTACGATGTTACgtttggggggtggggtgcAGGCGCAAAGTCCAGCGGCATGGGTGTGGGGTGCCCCTTGAAGGGTGGGTAGATGAGTGAGCAGTTACTAAATAGGTTGGGATTTCTATCATATTTTTCACAGGAGGGGTAGGACACGGACATGCTTTGAATTTGGAATTGGAATCCTTACTTTTTAATGGGGGATAAACAAAGACAAAAACTTTGTGTTTAAAGTCCAAAGTGGAAGCTATTTGGGGAAACATGACTTATGGCTAGTCGTGAGataacacaaataaaaaggaaacttGTAGATTCAAGACTCTAACTGGGATAAGAAATAAGGTTAAGAAAGTAGGTCAAGCCGAGGAAGTTTCTTGACTTGGTGACCTTTAATATAATGAGGTATCAAATTTGGTTTCAGACTTTATTAAGGGGAAGATGTTTGGTTTTGTAAATACCCAAGAACTAGAAAGTTCTAGATGTATTTGATTAATTAATGGTAATGATTTTAGCAAGTACTTTCCTGATCAATTAAATGGGGtcaccaaaagcaaaaagagaaGAACTCTGGCTTTATGGACACAAAAACCATCTATAAAATCAACGTGTAAATAGTGATTTATTTTACTTTGAAAGAGTTGTAAGAATGCCGCTTAAATATGACTCTAAGCAGGAATGAAACGGGGTCACCACTTCTTAAAATTCAGAAAAGTAGAATTATTATACTTTTAAATAAGTGAAAGCACAAAGAAGCCCAAAGATTTATTAATCTTTGGTGACGTAAGACTATTTATGCAAGCAAATAAgccgtttttttttagaaacggggtcaccaaatggaAAGATAGGTTTCTAAATTAAAACTATAAACTGCAGAAAAAACATCAAGAAATTACCTTAGAAGTACCAAAACATGAACAAGAGTATCTCTGGTCCTTGTTGAACATATCTTCCATATAAGAAATGGCACTCTTTGGACATTCTTAACTTCTATTAGAATATCCCTTAAAGAAAATGGAACCAATGACAGAGACAACACCTGCATTCCATCCATAACATACAGATCCCCACATGAATCTATCAATTTCCCCACTGTAAAATGCGTTCGTATACCACAAAcccaaaattaaattcaaatgaatatATTCAAGTCAAGTATTTCACTTTGATGAGCACCCATTAGGGCAGAACAAGACCCCTTACAAGCATTATGGCGCCTAATTACGTGGAGGAAGGGGGGCGAAATGATtgtgtttaatttaaatggaGAACCCATTTGTTTACTCACCATTTGAGTGAGAGCAGGGCCTTCAGGAAGCCAGGTATTACGGCAAGCTTCTCGTTCTTCCTGATGGCAGAAATGACACGATCGGCCACATCGTTGGGATTCAAAGTGGGGACCCATCTGTAATCATTTAGCAAGTCAAAATGTCAGTGTCAGAGTTCCAGAGAGCCAGTCCCtccacagaaagagagagagagagattaagCATGGCACTCACCTGGCATTCACATCGTCGAACATGCCAGTCGCCTGAATGAAGAACGGACAAATGCAGGTGGTTCGTATGTTCGTATGGCCAAGGACTTCCAGCTCCAGCCGCAGTGCTTCATCGAAGCCAACCTGTAATTATCGAGACCGTCGAGACCGTCAAGACAGTGGCATGGCGCATGGGGAGGGCAGGAGAGATTTGCGAAACACTTACCGCAGCAAATTTACTGGCACAGTAATCGACCAATTTGCTAATGCCCACATGGCCGGCCAGCGAGGCAATTGTGGCAATGTGTCCTCGATCATTCTCAATCATTTTGGGCAGAAACGCTTTTGTCGTCTATAGGAATTTCAATATCATGCATCATGTATCATGTATCATGGTCTCACATTCTTCAACCTGTCCGGCTGTTTGTTCAACTCACCCAAAAGTGTGCCATAACATTCACATTGAACGAGCGCTCAATCAGATGATCAGGTGTATCCAGTAGATGCAGCCCAGAGACAACGCCCGCATTGTTGATCAGCAAAGTAATCTGAAAGATacaacaagaaacaagaaaaacatgTGTGAGTTTTAACTAAtggaaaaacatttaattaatgGAAAAGCTTTAGCCTaaaattttgcatatttcgCAATATTTGTCTGTGTCGAAAAACGAGTAAATATTCTCAACTTGTTTGGCTATCTAGACATACGTATGCATGTATCTTGGTGGCCTTGACGGGTCTTAGATTTTGGGGCTTCGAATGGACATTAGTTACATTATTTATTGTCCGAGCTTGAGGTTGGTTAGGAAATACTTTTAGAGATCTACAACCTAAGAAACTAATAAGAGTTTTTGAGTAAAAAACATGACCAGAAAATCGCTGAGGAATATGGCATAGAATTTTTAGAAATATCATTCATTATTTCTTCTCAAATAAAGTGAATGTAAATTTTGGAATTTTATCACACAATCAATCTTAGTCCACATTATGAATATGTGCTTGAATTTATGGCTGTCTTCTTCAACTATCTATTATACGAGCATCAAGAACCCAGTTCTATAATCAATGAATCTTTGGGAATAAATTTTGGGAAATTTAGATTGAGAACCCATGTGTAAAATCaggaaaattatttatatttcataaaaaacttaaaacaCTAAAATAAACATGCATTTTCTTCATTATTTCTGATGGAAAATACACGAACCTGGTAAATTTTTATTAAAGCCTTAAAACCACTTAAGTCGGCatattctttgatttttttttttgtacacgCTTCAAAGCCTAAGAAGATTTTAGAACCGCTGAAAAAACCACCAAATGGCCTTCAAATCGTTGAAGTTCGATGACAACCAAAAACATGCAACGTTTTGAAGGTTCAATCAAAAGCAGAACATCAAGCTTCTATAATTACAGTATAAGCCAATTATAATTGGATATTTTCGGTTCCAAGACTGAATGAAGTATGCATTGAGAGAAgtcttaaaaaatatataaataaatttaggAAAATGTTGCACAAGAAATGGGGAGTTTTTGGCTATAAATTCTATCTTCTAGAAGCGAAGAATCTTTTGTTTtaagtaaattaaattaaattcttgGCTAGCTTTGAAGTTTCTCTTGCACATTTACGATATTTGCCAATTACCAAATTTAGTTAATAAAATgctaattaaaatgtaatttaagcAAGTGAAATCATT from Drosophila pseudoobscura strain MV-25-SWS-2005 chromosome 4, UCI_Dpse_MV25, whole genome shotgun sequence encodes the following:
- the LOC4818198 gene encoding estradiol 17-beta-dehydrogenase 11 is translated as MVKNNNNLMAEDLPNGNGLPNGNANGHGIPNGHGLSNGNGVVHAGQESVAPPATGWRQTLWNSWDAFADVAWFIICCVGFILQDLYYIVFGYPEKELKTDIALITGGGNGLGRLLAERLGKMGTKVIIWDINKKGIAETVEIVEEAGGYCKGYVVDISKKEEVYKAADVIREEVGDITLLINNAGVVSGLHLLDTPDHLIERSFNVNVMAHFWTTKAFLPKMIENDRGHIATIASLAGHVGISKLVDYCASKFAAVGFDEALRLELEVLGHTNIRTTCICPFFIQATGMFDDVNARWVPTLNPNDVADRVISAIRKNEKLAVIPGFLKALLSLKWTFPWGCVGGLLRRLVPDASPQGLPSSIGATATATSASASASPVNAKSKSSIATTTAADMAALDAELSSVTLPAKPPSMLIQRTPSLGERVL